A genomic stretch from Helianthus annuus cultivar XRQ/B chromosome 1, HanXRQr2.0-SUNRISE, whole genome shotgun sequence includes:
- the LOC110942421 gene encoding probable pectinesterase/pectinesterase inhibitor 41: MHAITSQMTTSTLLLLLLTTLTLLSTTFAAVQPPSSAATICQYTPYPSFCRSTIPINNSTANVHDYGRFSVRKSISAALKFSALIDKYLRRSSILTTGAIRALQDCQYLAGVNVDFLQNTFQTVDKTQTALSTMKSEDIQTMLSAILTNTQTCIDGIQATASSWSSKNGVLAPLANDNKLYSVSLSLFNRGWGVKSKTMRSSRSSSPHKKLKNGRLPLKMSEQTKAIFETVGRRNLLQTDDGGDQVVISDIVVVSQDGSGNFSNIMDAVNIAPNKTKAEDGYFLIYVTAGVYEEYVNIPKNKYYLMIIGDGINQTVITGNRSVVDGWTTFNSATFIVTAPNFVAVNITIRNTAGAVKHQAVALRNGADLSTFYSCSFEGYQDTLYTHSLRQFYRECDIYGTVDFIFGNAAVVFQNCNLYPRQPMSGQFNAITAQGRTDPGQNTGTSIQNCNIRAAEDLGSTKTYLGRPWKEYSRTVYIKTFMDTLIDSAGWRAWSGDFALNTSYYAEFDNSGPGSDTSGRVTWPGFHIINATDAVNFTASSFVMGDEFLPQTGVPYNGGL; encoded by the exons ATGCATGCAATAACTTCACAAATGACTACTTCcaccctcctcctcctcctcctcaccACCCTCACCCTCCTTTCCACCACCTTCGCCGCCGTTCAGCCGCCATCCTCTGCCGCCACAATCTGCCAATACACCCCTTACCCATCCTTCTGCCGGTCAACCATCCCTATCAACAACTCCACAGCCAATGTCCATGACTACGGACGCTTCTCCGTCCGCAAATCCATATCCGCCGCACTCAAATTCTCCGCGTTAATCGATAAATACCTCCGCCGCTCCTCTATTCTAACAACCGGTGCAATCCGCGCGCTACAAGACTGCCAATATCTAGCCGGAGTCAACGTTGACTTCCTCCAAAACACTTTCCAAACCGTAGACAAAACACAAACCGCACTTTCCACCATGAAATCCGAAGACATACAAACCATGCTTAGCGCGATTCTAACCAACACGCAAACATGCATCGACGGCATTCAAGCAACCGCGTCTTCTTGGAGCTCGAAAAACGGCGTGTTAGCGCCTCTAGCCAACGATAACAAGCTCTACAGCGTGTCGTTATCGTTGTTTAACCGCGGATGGGGCGTGAAGAGCAAGACGATGCGTTCTTCGCGTTCTTCATCCCCGCATAAAAAACTTAAAAACGGACGGTTACCGTTGAAAATGTCCGAACAAACAAAGGCGATTTTCGAGACTGTGGGAAGGAGGAACCTTCTGCAAACGGATGACGGTGGCGATCAGGTGGTGATTAGTGATATTGTGGTGGTTAGTCAAGATGGGTCTGGGAATTTTAGTAACATTATGGATGCAGTTAATATTGCGCCGAATAAGACTAAAGCTGAAGATGGGTACTTCTTGATTTATGTTACTGCGGGTGTTTATGAGGAGTATGTTAATATTCCGAAGAATAAGTATTATTTGATGATTATTGGAGATGGGATTAATCAGACTGTTATTACTGGAAATCGGAGTGTGGTTGATGGCTGGACTACTTTTAATTCTGCTACATTCA TCGTGACCGCGCCAAACTTCGTAGCAGTCAACATAACGATCCGTAACACCGCGGGCGCAGTAAAGCACCAAGCGGTTGCGCTACGAAACGGGGCCGATCTATCAACATTCTACAGCTGCAGCTTCGAAGGCTACCAAGACACGTTATACACGCACTCCCTCCGACAATTCTACCGCGAATGCGACATATACGGCACGGTGGACTTCATCTTCGGAAACGCAGCCGTCGTTTTCCAAAACTGTAACCTCTACCCCCGGCAACCAATGTCGGGTCAGTTCAACGCCATCACAGCACAAGGCCGAACTGACCCGGGTCAGAACACCGGGACCTCGATCCAAAACTGTAATATCCGGGCGGCCGAGGACCTGGGTTCGACCAAGACGTATCTTGGGCGTCCGTGGAAAGAGTATTCACGAACGGTTTACATAAAGACGTTTATGGATACGTTGATTGATAGCGCGGGGTGGCGTGCGTGGTCGGGTGATTTTGCGCTTAATACGTCGTATTATGCGGAGTTTGATAATTCGGGTCCAGGTTCGGATACTAGCGGGAGAGTTACTTGGCCCGGATTCCATATTATAAACGCGACGGACGCGGTTAATTTTACCGCGTCTAGTTTCGTGATGGGTGATGAGTTTTTGCCGCAAACGGGTGTGCCTTACAACGGTGGATTGTGA